One stretch of Comamonas testosteroni DNA includes these proteins:
- a CDS encoding MFS transporter, whose product MNSAPQDVNPSLPAQSPAFAAPVWIKRGTPEYWRVSMALFLAGFATFSLLYCVQPLLPELAHSFAVSPAQSALALSVSTACLAGSIVLAGALSEGLGRRKLMFISMALAALCNLLASLMPQWHALLAARALEGLLLGGVPAVAMAYLSEEIDPPGLGFAMGLYVGGTALGGMLGRVGMSAMTEFWGWRHAMAALSVLDLLAALGFVWLLPSSRNFIRKTGLGARYHLQAWGRHLRHPGLPLLFLIAFGLMGVFVSIYNYAGFLLGASPYGLSQLQISHIFYAYLLGTAASPIAGGLADRLGRGPVLVAGALLMAAGVVLTLFQPLAVIVLGIVLLTAGFFVAHSVASGWVGRLATQSKGHASSLYLWGYYMGSSVLGAGAGWFWSRWGWTGVGSVALAVLALVIVLALRVQWLAGVAAANRTAS is encoded by the coding sequence ATGAACAGCGCCCCGCAGGATGTGAACCCATCCTTACCTGCCCAGTCTCCAGCCTTTGCCGCCCCGGTATGGATCAAGCGCGGCACGCCCGAGTACTGGCGGGTCAGCATGGCGCTGTTCCTGGCGGGGTTTGCCACCTTCTCCCTGCTGTACTGCGTGCAGCCGCTGCTGCCGGAGCTGGCCCACAGCTTTGCCGTCAGCCCGGCCCAGAGCGCGCTGGCGCTGTCGGTATCCACGGCCTGCCTGGCAGGCTCCATCGTGCTGGCAGGGGCCTTGTCCGAGGGGCTGGGGCGGCGCAAGCTGATGTTCATCTCCATGGCGCTGGCGGCGCTGTGCAATCTGCTGGCTTCGTTGATGCCGCAGTGGCATGCGCTGCTGGCTGCACGCGCGCTGGAAGGCCTGCTGCTGGGCGGCGTGCCTGCCGTGGCCATGGCCTATCTGTCCGAGGAGATCGATCCGCCGGGCCTGGGCTTTGCCATGGGCCTGTATGTGGGCGGCACGGCTCTGGGCGGCATGCTGGGCCGGGTCGGCATGAGCGCCATGACCGAGTTCTGGGGCTGGCGCCACGCCATGGCTGCGCTTTCGGTGCTTGACCTGCTGGCCGCCCTGGGCTTTGTCTGGCTGCTGCCCAGCTCGCGCAACTTCATCAGGAAGACCGGGCTGGGGGCCCGGTATCACCTGCAGGCCTGGGGCCGGCATCTGCGCCACCCGGGCCTGCCGCTGCTGTTCCTGATCGCCTTTGGCCTGATGGGCGTGTTTGTCAGCATCTACAACTATGCCGGCTTTCTGCTCGGTGCTTCGCCCTATGGTCTGAGCCAGCTGCAGATCAGCCATATCTTCTATGCCTACCTGCTGGGTACGGCGGCTTCGCCGATTGCCGGAGGGCTGGCCGACAGGCTGGGCCGCGGGCCGGTGCTGGTCGCAGGCGCTTTGCTGATGGCCGCTGGCGTGGTTCTGACCCTGTTTCAGCCCCTGGCCGTCATCGTGCTCGGCATCGTCCTGCTGACGGCCGGCTTCTTTGTCGCGCATTCGGTGGCCAGCGGCTGGGTGGGGCGGCTGGCCACGCAGTCCAAGGGGCACGCATCATCGCTATACCTCTGGGGCTATTACATGGGCTCCAGCGTGCTCGGGGCCGGGGCGGGCTGGTTCTGGTCGCGCTGGGGCTGGACGGGCGTCGGCTCCGTGGCCTTGGCTGTGCTGGCGCTGGTCATCGTGCTGGCCTTGCGCGTGCAGTGGCTGGCCGGGGTTGCGGCCGCGAATCGGACCGCTTCTTGA
- the kdpA gene encoding potassium-transporting ATPase subunit KdpA produces the protein MWLPWMEFAAVLTAATLLTIPMGQWLARCFTSERHGWLERLSYRVMGVNPQERMGWKRYGAALALSNALMMLLGYLLLRLQGALPLNPLEIAAQAPDLAFNTAASFITNTNWQAYAGENSLSNATQMVVITFLMFAGATTGVAAGAGFVRGLARSSAQDIGNFWVDFVRVFWRVLLPLSFIMALVYVWQGIPQTLHAETVATTLEGGRQQLLMGPVASLESIKHLGTNGGGFFGMNAAHPFENPTPLTNLLHILSMLLIPAGMTYAFGSMLLRRKQGWVLFAACMVMFVGFLSLVFVAEQNGSQLLARAGADQQYSLTQSGGNMEGKELRFGIADTALFVATTTAATTGSVNAMHDSLTPLGGITPLAQMMLNCVFGGDGVGLINLIQYAILTVFLAGMMIGRTPEFLGKKIEVREIKLVMLAVLVPPASILGFTALAALWPDAAASLNNRGPHGFSEILYAYASATANNGSAFAGLNANTPFFNTTTGLAMLAGRFLTLLPMLAVAGSLAAKATVPAGPGTFPTATPLFMGLLVFVVLVVGGLTFLPALALGPVIEHLQMLVAQLYA, from the coding sequence ATGTGGTTACCCTGGATGGAATTTGCCGCCGTGCTGACTGCGGCAACCTTGCTGACCATACCCATGGGCCAGTGGCTGGCGCGCTGCTTTACCAGCGAGCGTCATGGCTGGCTGGAGCGCCTGAGCTACCGGGTCATGGGCGTGAATCCGCAGGAGCGCATGGGCTGGAAGCGCTATGGCGCCGCTCTGGCCCTGAGCAATGCGCTGATGATGCTGCTGGGTTATCTGCTGCTGCGCCTGCAGGGCGCGCTGCCGCTGAACCCGCTGGAGATTGCGGCGCAGGCGCCCGACCTGGCTTTCAACACCGCAGCTTCCTTCATCACCAATACCAACTGGCAGGCCTACGCGGGTGAGAACAGCCTGAGCAATGCGACGCAGATGGTGGTCATCACCTTCCTGATGTTTGCCGGTGCCACCACCGGTGTCGCCGCGGGCGCCGGTTTTGTGCGCGGTCTGGCGCGGTCAAGCGCACAGGATATCGGCAACTTCTGGGTCGACTTCGTGCGCGTGTTCTGGCGTGTGTTGCTGCCGTTGTCCTTCATCATGGCCCTGGTCTATGTCTGGCAGGGCATCCCGCAGACCCTGCACGCCGAAACCGTGGCGACGACGCTCGAAGGTGGCCGCCAGCAGCTGCTGATGGGACCCGTGGCCAGCCTGGAGAGCATCAAGCATCTGGGCACGAATGGCGGCGGCTTCTTCGGCATGAATGCAGCCCATCCGTTCGAGAACCCGACGCCGCTGACCAATCTGCTGCACATTCTCTCGATGCTGCTGATCCCGGCCGGCATGACCTACGCCTTTGGCTCCATGCTGCTGCGCCGCAAGCAGGGCTGGGTGCTGTTCGCGGCCTGCATGGTGATGTTCGTCGGCTTTCTGAGCCTGGTGTTTGTGGCCGAGCAAAACGGCAGCCAGCTGCTGGCGCGCGCCGGAGCCGATCAGCAATACAGCCTGACCCAGAGCGGCGGCAATATGGAGGGCAAGGAGCTGCGCTTCGGCATTGCCGATACAGCCTTGTTTGTGGCCACCACGACAGCGGCCACCACGGGTTCGGTCAACGCCATGCATGATTCGCTGACGCCGCTGGGCGGCATCACGCCGCTGGCACAGATGATGCTCAACTGCGTCTTCGGCGGTGACGGCGTGGGGCTGATCAACCTGATTCAGTACGCCATCCTCACGGTGTTTCTGGCCGGCATGATGATTGGCCGTACCCCTGAATTCCTGGGCAAGAAGATCGAGGTGCGCGAGATCAAGCTGGTCATGCTTGCGGTGCTGGTGCCGCCGGCCAGCATTCTGGGCTTCACGGCGCTGGCCGCGCTCTGGCCGGATGCTGCAGCCAGTCTCAACAACCGCGGCCCGCATGGCTTCTCGGAGATTCTCTACGCCTATGCCTCAGCCACGGCCAACAACGGCTCGGCCTTTGCAGGGCTGAATGCCAACACGCCCTTCTTCAACACCACCACGGGCCTGGCCATGCTGGCGGGGCGCTTCCTGACGCTGCTGCCCATGCTGGCCGTTGCCGGCAGCCTGGCTGCCAAGGCCACCGTGCCTGCAGGCCCGGGTACTTTCCCCACGGCCACACCGCTGTTCATGGGTCTGCTGGTGTTCGTGGTGTTGGTAGTGGGCGGTCTGACCTTTCTGCCGGCGCTGGCCCTGGGGCCCGTGATCGAGCACCTGCAAATGCTGGTGGCTCAGCTGTACGCCTAA
- the kdpB gene encoding potassium-transporting ATPase subunit KdpB, producing the protein MSTKKMTAGRSLLDARLVKSALGDAVRKLSPRTQWANPVMFVVYLGAILSSLLWWQSLMEPGSENSGFVLAIALWLWFTVLFANFAEALAEGRSRAQAASLRGMKRDTVAKLLQQPHFGSSWIPMRASELRKGVVIFVEAGDTIALDGTVIEGVASVDESAITGESAPVIREAGGDFSSVTGGTRVLSDWLVVEVTVNPGESFLDRMISMVESAKRQKTPNEMALTILLVGLTLVFLLVIVTLWPFSAFAVSQAGTGSVVGIAVLIALLVCLIPTTIGGLLSAIGVAGMSRMMQANVIATSGRAVEAAGDVDVLLLDKTGTITLGNRQACEFLPAPGMSAAQLAEAAQLSSLADETPEGRSVVALARERHGLPDRSSADFPGEFVPFTAQTRMSGVDLQSPQGLRSLRKGAADAVRRHVEALGGSFPAQVQLSVDNVSRKGSTPLVVADGAKVLGVIELKDIVKPGMRDRFAELRRMGIKTVMVTGDNPLTAAAIAAEAGVDDYLAEAKPEDKLQLIRSHQAAGRLVAMTGDGTNDAPALAQADVAVAMNSGTQAAKEAGNMVDLDSNPTKLIEVVETGKQMLMTRGALTTFSIANDVAKYFAIIPAAFVGTYPQLASLNVMQLHSADSAILSAVIFNALIIIALVPLALRGVQYRAVGAALLLRRNLLIYGLGGLIVPFVGIKLIDMLLTVLGLV; encoded by the coding sequence ATGAGCACAAAGAAAATGACGGCAGGCCGCAGCCTGCTCGATGCCAGGCTGGTGAAGTCGGCTCTGGGAGATGCGGTGCGCAAACTCTCGCCGCGTACGCAGTGGGCCAACCCAGTGATGTTTGTGGTGTATCTGGGCGCGATCCTGAGCAGTCTGTTGTGGTGGCAGAGCCTGATGGAGCCGGGCAGCGAGAACAGCGGCTTTGTTCTGGCGATTGCGCTGTGGCTGTGGTTCACCGTGCTGTTTGCCAACTTTGCCGAAGCATTGGCCGAGGGCCGCAGCCGCGCCCAGGCCGCCAGCCTGCGCGGCATGAAGCGCGATACCGTGGCCAAGCTGCTGCAGCAACCGCATTTCGGCAGCTCATGGATTCCCATGCGCGCCAGCGAACTGCGCAAGGGCGTGGTCATCTTCGTGGAAGCCGGCGACACGATTGCGCTTGACGGTACGGTGATAGAAGGCGTTGCTTCGGTGGACGAAAGCGCGATCACCGGCGAATCCGCACCCGTGATCCGCGAGGCCGGAGGCGACTTCTCGTCGGTGACCGGCGGCACGCGCGTGCTGTCGGACTGGCTGGTGGTGGAAGTCACGGTAAACCCCGGCGAGTCGTTTCTGGATCGCATGATCTCCATGGTCGAGTCGGCCAAGCGCCAGAAGACTCCGAACGAGATGGCTCTGACGATTTTGCTCGTAGGGCTGACGCTGGTCTTTCTGCTGGTCATCGTCACGCTGTGGCCTTTCTCGGCCTTTGCGGTGTCACAGGCCGGAACGGGCTCGGTGGTCGGTATTGCCGTGCTGATTGCGCTGCTGGTCTGCCTGATTCCGACCACCATTGGCGGCCTGCTGTCGGCCATTGGCGTGGCGGGCATGAGCCGCATGATGCAGGCCAATGTCATTGCCACTTCGGGTCGGGCCGTGGAGGCTGCCGGTGATGTGGACGTGCTGCTGCTGGACAAGACCGGCACCATCACCCTGGGAAACCGCCAGGCCTGCGAGTTTCTGCCGGCTCCCGGAATGAGCGCCGCGCAACTGGCCGAAGCCGCACAGCTGTCATCTCTGGCAGATGAAACACCTGAAGGCCGCAGCGTGGTGGCTCTGGCCAGGGAGCGCCATGGCTTGCCCGATCGCAGCAGTGCGGATTTTCCGGGCGAGTTCGTCCCCTTTACCGCACAGACGCGTATGAGTGGGGTGGATCTGCAGAGCCCGCAAGGCTTGCGCAGCTTGCGCAAGGGAGCCGCCGATGCCGTGCGCCGGCATGTCGAGGCGCTGGGAGGCAGCTTCCCGGCTCAGGTGCAACTGTCCGTGGATAACGTCTCGCGCAAGGGCAGCACGCCTTTGGTGGTGGCCGATGGCGCCAAGGTGCTGGGCGTGATCGAGCTCAAGGACATCGTCAAGCCAGGCATGCGTGACCGATTTGCCGAACTGCGCCGCATGGGCATAAAGACGGTGATGGTGACGGGCGACAACCCGCTGACGGCAGCTGCCATTGCCGCCGAGGCCGGGGTGGATGACTACCTTGCCGAAGCCAAGCCCGAAGACAAGCTGCAGCTGATCCGCTCGCACCAGGCGGCGGGCCGCCTGGTGGCAATGACGGGGGACGGAACCAACGATGCGCCGGCCCTGGCCCAGGCCGATGTGGCCGTGGCCATGAACAGCGGCACCCAGGCTGCCAAAGAGGCCGGCAACATGGTGGATCTGGACAGCAACCCCACCAAGCTGATCGAGGTGGTGGAAACCGGCAAGCAGATGCTGATGACACGCGGCGCGCTGACCACCTTCAGCATTGCCAACGATGTGGCCAAGTATTTCGCCATCATTCCGGCCGCCTTTGTGGGCACTTATCCGCAACTGGCCTCGCTCAACGTGATGCAGCTGCACAGCGCGGATTCCGCGATCCTGAGTGCCGTGATCTTCAATGCACTGATCATCATCGCCCTGGTGCCGCTGGCCTTGCGTGGTGTGCAGTATCGCGCCGTGGGTGCGGCCCTGCTGCTGCGCCGAAACCTGCTGATCTATGGCCTGGGCGGGCTGATCGTGCCGTTTGTGGGCATCAAGCTCATCGACATGCTGCTGACCGTTCTGGGCCTCGTCTAA
- the kdpC gene encoding K(+)-transporting ATPase subunit C — protein sequence MKTSTQTLCASVLPSHAQAQPEAQSASWPRLLGSSVRTALLVMAVSGIAYPLLTTGVAQALFPHAANGSLIERQGRIVGSALIGQQFTGPQYFHGRPSATVAPDPNQDGANMADPYNAGLSGASNQGATHKDLSEAVAQRVAQYRADNGLPADLAVPVDAVTASASGLDPHISMANALLQLARVAQARQLPQARLQELLAQATEKRSLGLLGEPRVNVLQLNLALDALQPASSAVKE from the coding sequence ATGAAAACATCGACTCAAACTCTTTGCGCTTCCGTGCTGCCAAGCCATGCACAAGCGCAACCCGAGGCGCAATCCGCCTCCTGGCCACGTCTGCTGGGCAGCAGCGTGCGCACGGCCCTGCTGGTGATGGCAGTCTCCGGCATTGCCTATCCCTTGCTGACCACGGGTGTGGCGCAGGCACTGTTTCCCCATGCAGCCAATGGCAGCCTGATCGAGCGCCAGGGCCGGATCGTGGGCTCTGCTCTGATCGGCCAGCAATTCACCGGGCCGCAGTACTTCCATGGCCGTCCCAGCGCCACGGTCGCTCCCGATCCGAACCAGGACGGGGCAAACATGGCGGATCCCTACAACGCCGGCCTGTCTGGTGCCAGCAACCAGGGGGCAACGCACAAGGACCTGTCCGAAGCCGTGGCGCAGCGTGTCGCGCAGTACCGCGCCGATAACGGTCTGCCCGCAGACCTGGCGGTGCCGGTGGATGCGGTCACGGCGTCGGCATCGGGCCTGGACCCGCATATCTCGATGGCCAATGCCCTGCTTCAGCTAGCTCGTGTGGCGCAGGCACGTCAGCTGCCCCAGGCCAGGCTGCAGGAGCTGCTGGCCCAGGCCACGGAGAAGCGCAGCCTGGGTTTGCTGGGGGAGCCGCGCGTGAATGTGCTGCAGCTCAATCTGGCGCTGGACGCCTTGCAGCCCGCTAGCAGCGCAGTGAAGGAGTAA
- the kdpF gene encoding K(+)-transporting ATPase subunit F, with the protein MSITWIEALAALTALGLFAYLGYALLRPEKF; encoded by the coding sequence ATGAGCATCACCTGGATCGAAGCCCTGGCCGCCCTGACGGCGCTGGGGCTGTTTGCCTATTTGGGCTATGCGCTGCTGCGCCCCGAGAAATTCTGA